In the Candidatus Binataceae bacterium genome, CCGCGGCCCTTAGCCGCGGCCCCCGGCTAGCTTGGCGGGACTGAAGCCAGGGTGCTGCAAAGCATAGCGAATGCCGCGCATGGCTTGGCGAATGCGGTGTTCGTTTTCAATCAGGGCGAAGCGCACGAAGCCATCGCCGTCCTGGCCAAAGCCGATGCCAGGCGAGACCGCGACCTTGGCCTGCGCCAGCAAGAATTTGCAAAACTCCAGCGAACCCATCGCAGCGAAGGGCTCGGGGATGGGGGCCCAAACGAACATGGTGGCGCGCGGCTTGGCAACTGGCCAACCCGCCCGTACCAAGCCATCGACCAGAACGTCGCGGCGGCTTTGATAGGTCTGGACAATCTCGTTTACACAATCATCGGGTCCGTTGAGGGCAGCGATGCCCGCCACCTGCAGAGGTGTAAAGGTGCCGTAGTCGAAGTAGGATTTGAGTCGCGCCAGCGCCGCAATCATCTCACGATTACCCACCGCGAAACCGATTCGCCAACCCGGCATGTTGTAGCTTTTGGAGAGGGTGAAAAATTCCACCCCAACCTCCTTGGCGCCGGGAATCTGCAGAAATGAAGGCGCCTTGTAGCCGTCAAAGCACAGATCGGCGTAGGCCATGTCGTGGGCCACCAGGATATCGTTTTCGCGCGCGAAATCGACCACGTCCCGCATGAACTTCAGATCCACCACGGTGGTGGTGGGATTGTGGGGGAAATTGAGCACCATGAATTTGGGTCGCGGCCAGCAGCGCTTTACCACCGCCATCATTTCCACGAAAAAATCCGCTCCCTGGCGCATCGGAATCCCGTGCACTTCCGCCCCTGCGATCACGCAGGCGTATTGATGGATGGGATAGGTTGGGCTGGGCGCCAAAACCACGTCGCCACGATCGAGCAGAGCCAGCGCCAGATGGGCGATCCCCTCCTTGGAGCCGATGGTCACGATCGCCTCGCTATCGGGGTCCAACTCAACCCCATAGCGCCGCCGGTACCAGTTGGTAATCGCCAGACGCAATTTGAAGACCCCGCGCGAGACCGAATAGCGATGGTTAGCCGGCTTGGTAGCTGCCTCCACCATCTTGGCCACGATATGGGGCGGGGTGGCGCCGTCGGGATTGCCCATCCCAAAGTCGATAATATCATCACCAGCCTGCCGCGCCGTGTGGCACAGGTCGGTAATAATGTTGAAAACGTACGGCGGCAGTCGATTTATTCGCGGAAATTCCATAATACTTCAGCCACTCCAATCCCCCGGCGCAGTGCGCGAACCGCTCGC is a window encoding:
- the alaC gene encoding alanine transaminase, which encodes MEFPRINRLPPYVFNIITDLCHTARQAGDDIIDFGMGNPDGATPPHIVAKMVEAATKPANHRYSVSRGVFKLRLAITNWYRRRYGVELDPDSEAIVTIGSKEGIAHLALALLDRGDVVLAPSPTYPIHQYACVIAGAEVHGIPMRQGADFFVEMMAVVKRCWPRPKFMVLNFPHNPTTTVVDLKFMRDVVDFARENDILVAHDMAYADLCFDGYKAPSFLQIPGAKEVGVEFFTLSKSYNMPGWRIGFAVGNREMIAALARLKSYFDYGTFTPLQVAGIAALNGPDDCVNEIVQTYQSRRDVLVDGLVRAGWPVAKPRATMFVWAPIPEPFAAMGSLEFCKFLLAQAKVAVSPGIGFGQDGDGFVRFALIENEHRIRQAMRGIRYALQHPGFSPAKLAGGRG